Part of the Leptodactylus fuscus isolate aLepFus1 chromosome 6, aLepFus1.hap2, whole genome shotgun sequence genome, TCTAAAGGAAAGCTGGCATGGGTAAGGCTTCATTAAGCTGAGTAATAGGTGACTACTGCCTGTATATCTCCTGTTTATATGTTGTATAAAACTGGAGGTACAGCTTATTGAAGTGACAATTCCAcctttggcaaatgctacagctACTGCATTGGGTACAGTTGTACAGAAACAGACCATCTCTGGCAATGCTTAGAGCTTTGCTTGTGGGAACTTTATAGccttttttctattaaaaggaagttagttaggtttgtaatatattacaaaaatcttcgcacatttgtataaaaaaaataaaaatgaaagttGCTCTTTAACGGCTGACCTTTCCACAACAGTCCCTTGGTGTTTTGTGAGTGTGTATTAAGCATAATTCTGTGTACCTAGCTcatcatgctgtatagtgaatctgttgctttgtttcttgttttttttttttttttccccatagaagaAATGGCAGTGTAGATGATTTTTATCACTTGGTTAAAGGGGTGTTGCCATCCCACCCATTTGTAGCATATCCAGAGAAGGTCACTAAACCTTTTTAATGTCTGTGAAATGGAGGTCAGGTCCCCCGTTCTAGTTAGAGATGTGGTTTCCAGAGGTGGGAGCTGCATCTATCACATTTTTTCTGGCAAATCTGTGGATATGCAATAAATTTGTTAGTTGTAAATGCCTATTTAAACTACATATAAATTGACACCTGGTGTAAAAAGATAGCTGAGTTACCTATGCATGTAATATGTATAGTACTGGACAGGATTTTTAGGCAGGCGCAAAAAGTAACactttcaaaaataaaagtgttaatagtttatttttggcaattagcaaaatgaagtgaatgtgcAAAAGACAAATCTAAATCGCGTCAATATTTGGTACAACCACCCCTTGGAGTAGGagttctggaagtgatgatatggctcccacagagccctgatctaaaCATCATTTGTCAATCTTGAGAGACAGGATATGAGCAAGCCTAAAGATCTGTAGTTAGTTCTGCaaaatgtttggaacaacctccctgctgagttccttcaaaaactgtgtacaagtTTTCCTAGAAGAAAATGatttgaaggcaaagggtggcacaccaaatattgatgtgatttacacTCTTCTATTTTgaagcatttttactttgcagcatttttccatgcCTACATAAAACCTTTACACAGCActgtataatatttttttttataagtttattattttatatatatttattaatatatatatatttatttatatatattttggccGGGTTACTTGTAGCTTTTATTAGCACCGTTTTGCGGGCTGATGACTCATGCTCTGTTCTTTCTCTGCATATTGCTTTCACTTGCTGAGCCCTGAAAAGAGCTAGTATAGTTTCTTGATCAATAAAACTGTTAATGTTGTCTGTAAATCCAGAGTTAACTGTGCAGCTCACAataagtggaggggagaggagatggAAAGGGGGAGGGATTGGGGTGTGCAGCTGAActcctgagatgggaaaacattttgtttcagattttgcttcagtttttttgagccaaagccaataatgactACAAAGATAATGAGAAATCTATACGGTAGTAAGTACTTACACTTCTATCTTCTGCACAATCCATTCCTTGCTTTAACTCAAAAAAACACATCCaagtctgcaacaaataaagctgcttttccgcaatgtggggcctttagCTGTTGCGGTAATCTTGCCTGTGTGCAAACACAGTCTCTGTCAGAAATTTGTACTCTGCTTCACAGCATATtgattttattgctgttttaTGTACTTTGTTAAATACATGCTGTATGGTCCATATATAAACGCATAGTATCTTAGGAAAGGAATGGCTGTAGATGCCCTTTGAGTTTCGTCAGTGTTTTACTATAATCCAGCTTTGCCGactagtgtgactgtgataagaaCACAAATCTACACAGTGTTTGGCCAAAACAAACGTGTAATTTGTTGGCAGTGCTGATACATAGTATGAATAGCTGCATATTGGTATAATCCTGAGGTGATGGAGTAGAATGAGGTCAGTTCGCGAACTGGGAAATCTTTTTAACTGTTTCATGGCCACAAATGCTATTGTTGTTATAAAAACTGTggaatttttctgcagttttgtgTTTGCCAGGTTTGAATCATTACGTTTCCAGACTGGTGAACAGGTGTCCATTGGTACACTGTGGACAGAGAGGCTGCTCTTGCGATCTACACCCTGTTACAGTTCTCCAATgcaataattattttattatagaTGATCTGTTGGTACTGTGTAGTGGGGAAGAACTCAAGAAAAAAAATGATCCAGTCTATTAGCTTACAGTGTACTGTTTTATTATTGTGCCCAATGTTTGCCTAGAATACAATACATTTTAAGTGATATACGAGGCGGGTGTTCAAGTGTCTGTGTACATCTATTTATTTATAATCTTTGTTTGCAGATCCTCAAGAAAAACCACAAGAGGAGCTGGAAGAACACCACGAAGACGACGTTCTAAATCCCCCGTTCTTCACCCCCCAAAGTTTACACACTGCAGCACAAAGACCACGTGCAGCTCCCAACTAAAGCACAAGAGCCTTTGTGATGCCGTGGAAGGAGGGGCCTCTGGCAGCCGTCCAGCTGTCAGTGACCCGTCCGGCACTACCATCAATGGCTACAAGAGATTTGGCCTTGACACTTCACGGTTATCCACATCAGAGACTACATCCCAAATGGGCAAGACGGATTCTTCTATTCCTCTGGAGCCCAGTGGAAATGCAAAGACCAGCCTTCCTTCAGATTTTCACTCAGTATCTAAGCTCAGCACGGCTGCGAAATGTACTTGCAATGGTAGTGATTGTCAGTGCGACAACTGGCAAAACATGGAAGTGTATTCGTTTTCTGGTTTGCGGGACATGCTTACAGAATGTGAGAAGACGGTGAAGGAGGACTACCCTCAGTCTTTACAAAACCGAACTCAAACTGCGGGCAATGGTTCCTCCGGATCTCCCCGCTCCTGCTCGGAACAGGCTAGAGCATCAGTGGATGATGTAACCATAGAAGACCTCGCCGGATACATGGAATACTACCTGTATATTCCAAAGAAGATGTCGCACATGGCCGAGATGATGTACACCTGACGTCAGACCTTGAGGCATGGGTTAAATGTAATCGCATGTAGGTTGTCCATGAGAAATCTTTCTGACCACCTAATCTCCACTTGTCCCAACTATGTGTACAATAAATCTCATCTTTGCGTTATGCACATATTTTGATGACTTCTAAGGCCCCAATAAAATTACCAGCAATTGTGCCACTTAAATGATGATATGGCTGTTCGCTGGATTGAAGTGTCACCGTGTGCGTCATTGGTAGCCGTAGCCCTGAGTCAGTGGCCACATTCAGTATGTCACTAGCTTATCATGTAGTTGCATGGATGCGGCTGTTTACATATACTGCTGAATTataagggtgggggaggggggttgtccAGCAATGATCAAAAAATTCTTCCTACAGAATTGGGAGGGTGGGGTTGAACTGGAAGGATTCATTACCATGGGAAATCCTTATGTTCATTGCAGTGTTACATGAATGTTGGTCACGTTAGGTGAACATTTTGTGTGTTTAACAATAGAGGAAGTAGACTCTGGATTGTGAAGTGAGAACGGCTTCTATTAAGCTAGAGCGTTGCCCCCGTTGCAGTGATTGTTCCAGCCAATGTAATGAAATGTTCTGGAGCTTGAAGCTAAGGCTCAGTAGATTAATGTTGGCTAATAAACATTCATTGAAATGATGTTGGTGTAATTTGTCTCTTCCATTTGTATGAATGAGTAACGTGTGGATGAtgaaaagtatgtgccccctcctttAGTTTTATTAGGGTATCCTTATTTATTCAACTTCATCCCATATACAAGAACTATGCTACTCTTGCAACATATTCATGAAGTTTGTATGTTGTCACCATGTATGTGTGAGTTTTCTTCATTCTTTACCATTTCTTCccacatttaaaacaaaaaacatacaacTAGTTTAACCCATTAGTGCACCGTGATGTACCTTTCTGTTATACGGACATTCATTGGAGTCATTATTTAATGTGGCACCTGAGCAGTTAGCCAGAAGAGGGGAGCGCTCTCCATCCCATTACATATAGTGGATATGGAAATTATTCAGACCCCTGTTTCATAAACAAAAAAAGATAGATAttattgcacatttattaaaaaagaactgAAATatgacatggtcataagtattcagaccctttgctcagcattgagtatttgcaccctttcgagctagtacagccatgactcttcttgggaatgatgcaacaagtttttcacatctggatttggggatcctctgccattcttcctttgcagatcctctccagttctgtcaggttggatggtgaatgttgatgggcagccattttcaggtctctccagagatgctcaattggggtGAAGTGAGGGCTCTGGCTGGGCGAGTCAAAAATGGTCACAGAGTTATTCCGAAGCCGCTCCTTTTAGCTGTGTGCTtctgtcattgtcttgttggaaggtgaactttcggcccagtctgaggtccagagcactctggaagaggttttctttcaggatatctctgtatttggccgcattcatctttccttccatTGCAACTAGTCCTGTCcatgcagctgaaaaacaccccatagcatgatgctgccaccgccatgtttcactgttgggattgtattgggcaggtgatgagcagtgcctggttttctccacacataccgcttagaattaactccaaaaagttcaatcttcgtctcatcagaccagagaatcttattttttatagtctgggagtccttcatgtgttttttggcaaacttTATGCGGGCTTTCATATGTCTTCCACTGAAGAGAGGCTTCCTTCAGGCCACTCTGCCGTAAAGCCCCGACTGGTGGAGGCCTGCagtgcatctctggagctcagccacagtgatctttgggttcttctttacctctctcaccaaggctcttctcccatgattactcagtttggctggacggcCAGGTGTAGGAAGAGTTCTGATCACCCCAAACTTCTTTCATTTATGgggaagttcacatggagatttttggtcaggattttgaggcagtatccgccttcaaaatcctgaccaaaaagacgtctcacattgaactcaatggaacccgctcaggagttttttccgggagccgtttcttccgcctCAGATTTCTGTACAAaaagctccgtgtgaactagagatgagcgagtagtattcaatcgaatacctcgcgggcataggaatgcgtgtaatcagccgaacactaaagggttaaacgcgacaattttttttttaaatttatcttAATTTATATTCAAGTCTTATTCTGTTCCATAATAAGTTATAAGGCATTTTTGTCCCTATCAACTAGCACATGCTGTGCAGTATCTGTACATGTTGTATATACGTTCTGCACATAATTCTTTCATTTAACATTAGCAGAGCCTAACTTTTATCAGATTCTCAGATATTGTGAGTTTCTGCAGGAGTGATAATGGCATCTAAGAAAGGCAGgaaaacctcccccccccccccttcccacaaaCCACTTGGTTAGATAAGAATAatgtaatcctttaatagtcccaccatggggaaattcagtgcttGGATATTCTGCAGTGGATCCAATGTGTGGCTCCAGCgcgcattcacatgaccatgtttcTGCCATGACAGTTTCGGTATTGGCCGGATTTACCGACTCGCACCTTATGCCAAGAGAGAgattcctagcagtatagttaccgtatatactcaagtataagccgaaatttttcagcacagcttttgtgctgaaaaagccaccctcggcttatactcaagtcaagcaacaataataatgtatagaatctctcaaaatagtgaaaaagaagctttaaaaaaataaataaaagttctaaacccctcctttccctagaatacatataaaagtaggaaataactgtgaaacacaaacacattaggtatccctgtgtctgaaagtgccaaactactgaatatagggtatctgcagtgctcccgttccgtcgggaaggggttaataggagcactgcagataccctatattcagccaggctgaattccaagtggggggggggggacagtcctcaagctcagggaaggggcagacagacaaccaaaacaccctctcctcttccccagcacccagcaactactgcacccaaaaaccattttaatttttgaaatttcccagtagctgctgcattccccccccccccccccccctcggcttatactcgagtcaataagttttcccagttttttgtggtaaaattaggggcctcggcttatattcgggtcgtcttatactcgggtatatacggtatctaACGTAGGACCTATGTTGTACTGTCCTCCATTCACATGTAATCGGAAATGGAGCCACAacaaacccccccacacacacacacacacaccaccaccaccaccatttggCTGAAACTTGGTCATGTAAATGTGCTCTTAGATGATCATTGTGTGGGCCACTGCTCCCCGTTGATATTAATCCCTTAaacatgctgcagttttttcagtGCTCATATTataatcattcattcattcattcaaactCTGCTTTCACTGGACCTATGATGTGCTAGACTTCGTTCAAGCTTTCTATTCACCGTGTTCCCACATCCAGGCATGCACTTGGTTAAGAGTCTGGTTGTGAAAAAGTAGCACATAGAGAAGACTAGGTGTTTTTGCAgcttgtattattttatattgcaTATAATGTATTAAGAATATTCCTTTGGATAACACCCGTTCACTAGTTTACTGGCATTGATGTGTGATAAAGTGGCTCAAAGCCTtctcttgcaccaaagatgcatcaCATCCCCCCCTTCTGCGCCTTTCTCGCCCCTTTTATCGTATTCCAGGTGTCTGGCATGAATTATGTATATGACTGGTGTACGTTTCCTCTCTGGCACAAGGGCGTGCGCCTGATTTATATGGAGGCTTCTTGATAAATTAGGGTTACATTGCACTTGTCGGGccctttattaagattggcgtaCGAAAtgtcagttttaataaatctaccTTAGTttgtttaggaaaaaaaaaaatgttttttgtgtCAAAAACTGCCAAATTAGTTGTTAAGGCTACATGAGATTTAGAAATACATGACATACAATGCACTTTTTTGGTGGACAGTTTGGGTCCAATGGCATTTATTACTGCTGGCTCTTGCTGGAGATACCATAGGCACAGCTTATGTGTCCCCTGCTACCACCATGACATACTATTACATGAATTCACACGATCCGTGCAGTTCTCAATACATAATAGTATATCATGTGGTGTTAAAGGCCTTACCTGTCCACAGTTTGTGTGTAGCTTAACCTTATTTACTGAAATGGTGCTAAACTACCAAAGCGGACCCATTCTATGTGCAGGTGTGTCCTTATGTCTggaagaaagcggccatgttttctTATACTGTACTTAGTGGGAGTTTTGAAAGTATAGTATGAGATTGGGAACCCCCTGCTGTGGAACGTATtccattgctccctgttatcaaacATTTGAGGTTGTGGAGACAGGAAGTACAGCAAGTCCCCTCTGTTCTGCCTCCCAATCTTGAATCTTTACTTTTGCTCATGGAGGAACCAATAATAATCTTGACACTTTGTTACTGTCTAATTTTATATCACAAGATGGGTTGGAAGGTTTCAGACTAATCCTGTCACCAAATTAGATCCTGAGATTGGTAACCTCAGTGGTCTCCTTAGACGTCAGTGCCCATTGAGGTGATTGTGCCAGCTTGGGTTTCACGGCCAGATAGGGTTCACCAAGCAGAGCTGAGCAGATAATGCCCCAGGAATGCTGAGATGAACAGGTGCTTCAACCATCGACTCCTACGACATCCACTAAATTATTTTTACTTCCTCTGCTGACTGAGAAGGCCGCTTGCTATTTTTGCTTAGCCACAGAGGGGTTAATGGCAAACCACCTGTCTCCTAGGCCGGCAAGATGATGTCTCATGAGGGGCGACTACAAAGTTACAAAGAGTTACGTCATTGCACATGGAATTTATAGATTTGGAACAATGCAGAGGGCTCTCGcctctacagaactgactagtcTATGGTGAGTCTCTGACACATCTCCAAAAGCAAAGGACCATAAAGGCCACAAAGCAAAATGTAATTGAAATAACAGCAGAAAATGCAGATCCAAAATGCATGCCCTTCCTTTGTTTATCTGCTGCATTTTCACAGATAAAATGAACATGCCCAGTTTGTCAAAAGGATTTTTTTGTGAAaactttttctgcagcatttttattttattttgattttatttAATGTCATCGTCgccatgtagaaaaaaaattgctgcggaAAATGCAGCATTATAAAAAAACTCACGCATTTATGAAAAGCGCAGTATGTTCATTTTACCTGGGAAAAATGGAAAATGCAGTGAAACATACAAGTGTTTTTGCATTGTTTTTCTAcagcgtttttttgtttgttttttttacgtgTGATTCACTACGtatagccttagcctaaaggagttctcCACGTTATTAGGGTCCCTTAAAAATAAGCTGATCATAAAGTGTCTTCATACTGGGATCCCCAGAAATCGGTTCTTATATGTGGGTAAACCTGACAGTAAGTGTTTATATCCCAGCAATACTGGAGCAGGGACAataaagcattatactgtacccaTGCACATAAATGAGTTATCTATGCAATATAGGACAGATTCTCCAGAGTAAAATAGGCTTTTTAACGCTCAAAACTGGGACCAGGTAAAAAatgtggcagaaatgcattgtggtttttttcccCGTAATGCGTTAATCGGAAAATTCGCAGAGTTTtcgtctgtggactttctgcttccattatacctatagggaaaccacagcatttacgtaagtattattgacatgctgcgatttccaaaacccaaaCACTTCTGCTACacaaatttttctgcaatgtgtggatgggatttacagtcactttgcagtgactgtaaaacaagcAGTTTTTGCCACATCAAAATAATTTGATTTTAAACAATAAAGAAATATCTTGTTTTTAACATGGAGACGGATGCAAGCGGGATGTGCTTtgtctgcatcagtcattctGGTGGATTTTCAGTCCAATGCTTTAATCCAAACAATGGACTTGAATGACGGCAGTGATAATACATGAACCTATGAATCTATGAAGATGTTCtttaatgtttaaagaggacctttcaccgatttgggcacaggtagttctatatactgctgggaagctgacagtgcgctgaattcagcgtactttcggctttcccgatctgtgccctgggtaaagcgctatcggtcccggtaccatagctctttacagtcagaagggcgttcctgacagtcagtcaggtacgtccttctccacagcagcgcctatagcgctgtacagtgtgagtggggaggacgcctcctccctctgctcacattgctcgtccatagatgagtattatcaggaggggagggggcgttcctccccgctcacactgtacagcgtgaaagcgctgctgtggagaaggatgttcctgacagagtgtcagaaacgcccttctgactgtgagaagctacggtaccgggactgatagctttttacccggggcacagatcgggaaagcttcccagcagtatatagagctgataACAAGTAACGGAAGAGCATTGCGTTGAAATTCCACTGAACGACTGCTATAAAGTGGAAGGTGCTGCTGTCATCAATATTACCTGAATGTCTTGTCAGTTTTGTATGTTGGACTTTCACGTACCAcccgtggataggtcatcagtatgaaaattccatTTGGGTcaggaataacccctttaaaggggctctatcagcaaaatcatgctgatagagccccacatatgcgtgaatagcctttaaaaaggctattcaggcaccgtaaatgttatattaaactacccccccccgttttaaaataaaaccctaaaaaagaatattatctacttacggatcgtgcacgctgggcgggcattcagggttcgacgtcttcttcatccccgcctcttcttcctccgacgtcctcggGTCCCGCCCTCCTCCGGCGTtcacgagcggacactgatattaaaaaaatggcctgggtgcatgcgcagtagccatagtagcagccgcatgctactgcgcaagcgcccaggtcattttttttaatatcagcgtccgctcgcgagcgccggaggaggacgggacccgaggacgtcggaggaagaagaggcggggatgaagaacacaccctgaatgcccgcccagcgtgcacgatccgtaagtagataacattcttttttagggttttattttaaaatggggggggggggggggttgggggtagtttaatataacatttacggtgcctgaatagcctttttaaaggctattcacgcatatgtggggctctatcagcatgattttgctgatagagcccctttaactttgatTAACTTGAGACTTGGGTATGTAAACTACTGTTGATTTACAATCAGATGATTCAGTAATTTGTGTATAATAATTACTATGTAATCTACACACAACATTATTTAAAGTAACAACTAAAGTCTTGTGCCCACGACAACAACAGTGCCCAGATGGCATACAGTTACAAAGTCAAAGACCCTCCATGTGCTGCTGTACGATGTTGTTATATATATGGAAATATTAATATTCTCCTCTATAAGCAACGCTTATAGGTTGGCTGCTGTTGTATGCTCTGCCAAATAAAGCGACCACTGTACTGCACGCTACTCCTCACCATAGTGGTGAATTAAAAATGTATTCTTACTTGTCTACCTTCTTAAAAGTTGGAATACGTGGGTGGAATCCCAAGGACCTCTGAACATTTTTCTATATGTAGCTTGGGAACTTCTTATTGCAACCCTTCTTTTAAAGGAGAATACCTCCATGCATAGATAAAACATGCCACTATTTTTTCCTCAAGAGATTAACATAAATGGGTCTGAATTGCAATACCATTATTACACTGTAAGAAAGAGCGGTGCTGTTTTTAGAAAATACACTCTTATAACTCCTTCAATTTCGAAATGTTTACACCATTAAGACAGTGACTGAATGTGCTTTTTTCTGCCCCCTGATGAACTATTACATTGGGGTGGATGCGTATTACCACGAACTGATGTAATAGTATGTCATGAAGATGGCGCTGGTTCAACTGACATCATGCTCTCTGCATTGTCATGGTGATGAAAGACTACTGAAGGTACCCAAGTCATCTTCATAAGTAAATCTATAAGACTCTGTGGCAGTTTCACTTTGGTAaagtacaatacattgcaatgcaaaaGTATTGCAATGTACTACAGCAGCAGTCATGCCACCTAGTGTTCAGATTCCAGTATGAGACTAAGTACAAACGTAAATTAGATAAATACATTGATGCATCTGTAACAACCCATACTATAAAAATAGcatattacttaaaggggctgtgtcattggaaaaagtcatttttagctaagcacatacttccatagcctttagaaatgctattccacacctacctttagtatgtaaattgcctcagtagtttttgaatgagcccgtttttattcatatgccaattagGCTCTCCGTGCCCCCCAGAAGTCTCATCATGCACtgtttgctgtgtatacagcacagcctGCTGTTGCTGACCCCATCctactctcacacacagcagggagaggagagctggctgacaacttcctgtgcacagaggagtctaattagcatatgaataaatacggacttattcaaacactactgaggcgatttacatacaaaaggtacatagtccttctaaaggctgtgcaagtatgtgattagctaaaaatgacttttgccaacgatagagcccctttaataatccacTGCACAACTGTTGTCTTTTTTGCTCACATTGCctcacattataaaaaaaaataccaaaaagtcACATACAATCTAAAATGGTGCTCAAGTCATGGATCTCAGAATATGTTGCCGCTTTAACACACTGTTTGTagcaagtaagggctcgttcacatctgtgcccggtctccgttctgcaggtttccgtttcctgcacaaaacagaggcaggagacggaaacctgcaggactcttgaaagatgtccggccatgagcggcggtgagcgttttatgctctccgctgcgaaaccgtttttttaaaatcagacatagagtcagacatgcagtactctgtgtccggttttaaaaaaccggtttcgcggaggagagcataaaacgctcaccgccactcatggccggaccgacctgacagctttccttcttctaccggcagaagacggaaagctgagaacggagacccgaacgctagt contains:
- the OSER1 gene encoding oxidative stress-responsive serine-rich protein 1, translated to MESEAKDGEEENLQSAFKKLRVDAEGCTASLCGADSSSSRSCGRATLEDAKPKVLGSLKESWHGSSRKTTRGAGRTPRRRRSKSPVLHPPKFTHCSTKTTCSSQLKHKSLCDAVEGGASGSRPAVSDPSGTTINGYKRFGLDTSRLSTSETTSQMGKTDSSIPLEPSGNAKTSLPSDFHSVSKLSTAAKCTCNGSDCQCDNWQNMEVYSFSGLRDMLTECEKTVKEDYPQSLQNRTQTAGNGSSGSPRSCSEQARASVDDVTIEDLAGYMEYYLYIPKKMSHMAEMMYT